One genomic segment of Thermococcus sp. includes these proteins:
- a CDS encoding ABC transporter ATP-binding protein — protein MKVIEVENLTKYYGNLRALDSISFSVPEGVILGVIGPNGAGKTTLIRTLSCLLTYDEGTVRIFGREIKKCGDGIKKRIALLPQEARAHFYTLTPFEYVYHYLRMRGLPKDEAKSRAEKAMGEFGIGYPDRIVSTLSGGMVRKTLLAMVLSADAGLYFLDEPTVGLDIESRLKLWEILRERAKNSTIVLTSHYLNEISSVSDLVLLVKGGKALAFGEPEKIAKRYLFGFTSKLVAFGRFEGDFVVKRAGKNTVVYLRSKAEEREAINLLEELGVPFRREELTIEDIFLVGGLE, from the coding sequence ATGAAGGTCATCGAAGTCGAGAATTTGACCAAGTACTACGGAAACCTGAGGGCCTTAGACTCTATCTCCTTTTCTGTCCCCGAGGGGGTTATATTGGGGGTAATTGGGCCCAACGGTGCCGGAAAAACTACCCTCATCAGGACTCTAAGCTGTCTGCTGACCTATGATGAAGGAACCGTCAGGATCTTCGGAAGGGAGATAAAGAAGTGCGGGGACGGGATAAAGAAGAGAATAGCCCTCCTCCCACAGGAGGCTAGAGCACACTTCTACACGCTGACGCCCTTCGAGTACGTCTACCACTACCTCAGGATGCGCGGCCTGCCGAAGGATGAAGCCAAAAGCAGGGCAGAGAAGGCCATGGGGGAGTTCGGGATTGGTTATCCGGACAGAATAGTCTCGACGCTCTCGGGAGGAATGGTGAGGAAAACTCTTCTCGCGATGGTTCTATCGGCTGATGCTGGGCTCTACTTCCTGGACGAACCTACGGTTGGCCTCGACATTGAAAGCAGGCTTAAGCTGTGGGAGATACTCAGGGAGAGGGCAAAGAATTCAACGATAGTCCTGACAAGTCACTACCTCAACGAGATATCGAGCGTGTCAGATCTGGTTCTGCTGGTCAAGGGCGGAAAGGCCCTCGCCTTCGGAGAGCCAGAGAAAATAGCAAAACGCTACCTCTTCGGCTTCACCTCGAAGCTAGTCGCCTTCGGCCGCTTTGAAGGTGATTTCGTGGTAAAAAGGGCCGGGAAGAACACCGTCGTCTACCTCCGCTCAAAGGCCGAGGAAAGAGAGGCTATAAACTTACTCGAAGAGCTTGGAGTCCCGTTCAGGAGGGAAGAACTCACGATAGAGGATATCTTCCTCGTGGGTGGTCTGGAATGA